One region of Anaeromyxobacter paludicola genomic DNA includes:
- a CDS encoding ParA family protein translates to MENIRYTPKRFAEVLGITQKALFEAVGRSDAYSPDDLAAARALLHRAPPKQPVRHQLFLNFKGGTGKTSLSTSYAFRLAERGHRVLVIDLDSQGHATKCLGKEGGSFQHTLYDVLVRKTPLSQVTVATGMPNLSLVPSNLKMSTIDLALMPMAGREYRLRKALEEAASQYDYVVMDAPPSFGLLNLNAIMAATDLVIPVLADFLSYDGLRLLFETLQDLETDLSHQLESISIVVNAYNQTFKIAREALSALKEHYPEYLLGSVIRQCTKFAQASSEGCPIFGYDPDSKGAADIEAMLDEVLRKIGNTGAQAGAAGA, encoded by the coding sequence ATGGAGAACATCCGCTACACGCCCAAGCGCTTCGCCGAGGTCCTGGGGATCACCCAGAAGGCCCTCTTCGAGGCCGTGGGCCGGAGCGACGCCTACAGCCCCGACGACCTCGCCGCGGCGCGCGCGCTCCTGCACCGCGCCCCGCCGAAGCAGCCGGTCCGGCACCAGCTCTTCCTCAACTTCAAGGGCGGCACCGGCAAGACCAGCCTCTCCACGAGCTACGCCTTCCGGCTCGCCGAGCGCGGCCACCGGGTGCTGGTCATCGACCTCGACAGCCAGGGCCACGCCACGAAGTGCCTCGGCAAGGAGGGCGGCAGCTTCCAGCACACGCTCTACGACGTGCTGGTCCGCAAGACGCCGCTCTCGCAGGTGACGGTGGCGACGGGCATGCCGAACCTCTCGCTCGTCCCGTCGAACCTCAAGATGAGCACCATCGACCTCGCGCTCATGCCGATGGCCGGGCGCGAGTACCGGCTGCGCAAGGCGCTCGAGGAGGCCGCGAGCCAGTACGACTACGTGGTCATGGACGCGCCGCCGTCGTTCGGGCTCCTGAACCTCAACGCCATCATGGCGGCGACCGACCTCGTCATCCCGGTGCTGGCCGACTTCCTCTCCTACGACGGGCTCCGGCTGCTCTTCGAGACCCTGCAGGACCTCGAGACCGACCTGTCGCACCAGCTCGAGAGCATCTCGATCGTGGTGAACGCCTACAACCAGACCTTCAAGATCGCCCGCGAGGCGCTCTCGGCGCTGAAGGAGCACTACCCCGAGTACCTGCTCGGCAGCGTGATCCGGCAGTGCACCAAGTTCGCCCAGGCGTCGAGCGAGGGCTGCCCGATCTTCGGCTACGACCCCGACTCGAAGGGCGCGGCCGACATCGAGGCGATGCTCGACGAGGTCCTGCGGAAGATCGGCAACACGGGCGCCCAGGCGGGCGCGGCTGGAGCGTAA